From a region of the Neobacillus niacini genome:
- a CDS encoding hemolysin family protein — translation MTIINLIVIAILIAFTAFFVSFEFAIVKIRSTRIDQLVAEGNKKAIAAKKIVSNLDEYLSACQLGITVTALGLGWLGEPTVEHMLHPLFTKLNIAESAAGILSFIIAFASVTFIHVVVGELAPKTIAIHKAEAVTLIFAKPMIIFYKLMYPFIKVLNGSARVIVGIFGLKPASEHEEAHSEEELQLIISESYKSGEINQSEYKYVNNIFEFDDRIAKEIMVPRTEIVVFDRSQTLAECLEIVKVENYTRYPVIDGEKDNIVGMLNMKEVLTDYISGKNLDTPIDEYTRPVIQVIESIAIHDLLVKMQKDRVHMAILMDEYGGTAGLVTVEDILEEIVGEIRDEFDEDEVPEINKISENKTVVDGKVLIDEVNDLFGLDIQEEEMDTIGGWVLSEKMDVVEGDKLQYGDYEFKVLEVDGYHIKSLEIVKLFKKQESIA, via the coding sequence TTGACCATTATAAACTTGATTGTAATTGCAATTTTAATTGCTTTTACGGCATTCTTCGTGTCTTTCGAATTTGCCATTGTAAAAATCCGTAGTACACGAATTGATCAGCTAGTAGCAGAAGGCAATAAAAAAGCAATTGCAGCTAAGAAAATTGTTTCAAATTTAGATGAATATTTATCAGCATGTCAATTAGGTATTACCGTAACGGCTTTAGGATTAGGTTGGTTGGGTGAACCAACTGTCGAACACATGCTTCACCCATTGTTCACTAAATTAAACATAGCCGAATCAGCAGCCGGTATCTTGTCCTTTATCATTGCTTTTGCGTCAGTAACCTTTATCCACGTTGTGGTAGGTGAACTTGCTCCGAAAACAATTGCGATTCATAAAGCCGAGGCTGTAACGTTGATTTTTGCAAAACCTATGATTATCTTCTATAAGCTTATGTATCCTTTTATTAAAGTATTAAATGGATCAGCACGTGTGATCGTTGGGATTTTTGGATTAAAACCTGCTTCAGAACATGAAGAAGCACACTCAGAGGAAGAACTTCAATTAATTATCTCTGAGAGCTACAAGAGCGGTGAAATCAATCAGTCTGAATACAAATACGTCAACAATATATTTGAATTCGATGATCGTATTGCTAAAGAAATTATGGTACCTCGAACGGAAATCGTTGTATTTGATCGATCACAAACTCTTGCAGAATGTCTAGAAATTGTGAAGGTAGAAAATTATACAAGGTACCCAGTCATTGATGGAGAAAAAGATAACATTGTCGGTATGTTGAACATGAAGGAAGTCTTAACTGATTATATCAGTGGTAAAAACCTTGATACTCCTATTGATGAATATACTCGTCCTGTTATTCAGGTCATTGAATCAATTGCTATCCATGATTTATTAGTTAAAATGCAAAAAGATCGTGTTCATATGGCTATTTTAATGGATGAATATGGTGGTACGGCAGGATTGGTTACGGTTGAAGATATTCTCGAAGAAATTGTCGGGGAGATTCGAGATGAATTTGACGAAGATGAAGTACCAGAAATTAATAAAATTAGCGAAAATAAAACGGTCGTAGATGGAAAGGTACTAATAGACGAGGTAAATGATTTATTTGGTTTAGACATTCAGGAGGAAGAAATGGATACAATCGGTGGTTGGGTTCTTTCCGAAAAAATGGATGTAGTCGAAGGGGATAAACTACAATATGGTGATTACGAGTTTAAAGTCCTTGAGGTCGATGGCTACCATATTAAATCATTAGAAATCGTGAAATTGTTTAAAAAACAAGAATCGATTGCATAA
- a CDS encoding iron-containing alcohol dehydrogenase translates to MKTSLSQFMLRTGIYSGSNSRAMVPSLFAGLGVKRVVLLSDRGLEAAGVVQKIAEIFQLTGHGSGPQLVGQFLDISQDAESRCINEAVRYVKEVGGDALLAVGGGSVLDTVKGVKYALHKGLSDIKDAIPGGLLYEQFPKANFIPIPHIAIPTTAGTGSEVSPIAVIFNEDIQMKTNIINPFINADMAVLDPDLTVGLPPYITAFTGFDALTHAIEALASPTATALTDAYALHAIRLIEKNLPVAVAEGTNVAARMDLLQASLMGITAFSFALNAIPVHNLAHAYGALFRIPHGLANAVFLPVVMEMVPALYLPKVRELAAALDVEVKGETAEAALAKVVEKIRLLQHKVGLPADFKQYNISEENLAQTVPAVMKDPAALSFPMPKELIAAIGQRVVPLGVK, encoded by the coding sequence ATGAAAACTTCCTTATCACAGTTTATGCTTCGCACTGGTATATACAGCGGTTCAAATTCGAGGGCTATGGTACCAAGTTTGTTTGCAGGACTAGGTGTCAAAAGAGTGGTTCTTTTAAGTGACAGAGGGCTGGAAGCGGCCGGTGTTGTCCAAAAGATAGCAGAAATATTTCAATTAACTGGTCATGGTAGTGGTCCGCAGTTGGTTGGTCAATTTCTAGATATTTCACAGGATGCAGAAAGCCGCTGTATCAATGAGGCTGTCCGTTATGTAAAGGAAGTAGGCGGAGACGCCCTCTTGGCAGTTGGCGGCGGCAGTGTATTGGATACCGTTAAAGGAGTGAAATATGCACTTCATAAAGGATTATCTGATATAAAAGATGCGATTCCAGGCGGTCTATTGTATGAACAATTCCCAAAGGCGAACTTTATTCCGATTCCGCATATTGCGATACCAACAACGGCTGGTACAGGGTCAGAGGTTTCACCGATTGCGGTTATTTTTAATGAAGATATTCAAATGAAGACTAATATTATTAACCCATTTATTAATGCCGATATGGCTGTCCTTGACCCTGATTTAACAGTTGGACTTCCGCCATACATTACGGCCTTTACTGGCTTTGACGCCTTAACACATGCCATTGAAGCCCTTGCTTCACCAACTGCAACAGCCCTTACAGACGCTTATGCCCTGCATGCGATTCGGTTAATTGAAAAAAATCTCCCAGTTGCGGTGGCCGAAGGCACAAATGTAGCCGCTCGAATGGATTTATTACAAGCAAGCCTAATGGGGATAACCGCCTTTAGCTTTGCCTTAAATGCGATTCCGGTACACAACCTGGCGCACGCCTACGGTGCTTTGTTCCGTATTCCACATGGCTTAGCCAATGCAGTCTTCCTGCCGGTTGTAATGGAAATGGTTCCTGCATTATACCTGCCAAAAGTAAGGGAACTTGCTGCAGCATTAGACGTTGAGGTGAAAGGTGAAACTGCTGAGGCGGCTTTAGCCAAGGTCGTGGAAAAGATACGTTTGCTTCAGCATAAGGTTGGCCTTCCTGCGGATTTCAAACAATACAATATCTCGGAAGAAAATCTTGCCCAAACGGTGCCAGCCGTAATGAAAGACCCGGCAGCACTAAGCTTCCCAATGCCAAAAGAATTAATCGCAGCAATTGGACAAAGAGTTGTTCCACTTGGAGTAAAATAA
- a CDS encoding long-chain-fatty-acid--CoA ligase, whose amino-acid sequence MRLSDLLETNISKFGEYPFLHFKKKQYTNLECKKFADKFAGGLKKKGITVGDRVIVCMPNCPEVIFAYQGITRAGAIIVPVMFTLHPKELHYIALNSGAKAVITSSPILGNVEKALEGLASKPIVIVVDQPKSERGLNFYDVWSEGSFVSGNERKEDDTAVILYTSGTTGNPKGVLLTHKNLTSNAENSVKHNELERGTTIGVLPLAHVYGLTISNICLLMGSSIVIFSNFDSGEVFKAIQKYEVRNFSAVPAMIHALVSYPHADDYNTSSLESVSSGSAPLPVALLHAFEKKFGAKVFEGYGLSEAAPIVTAHKNGIEIKPGSVGIPIPGVEVKIVDDNGNEVECGEVGELCVRGDNVTPGYYQNVEESRKVLIDSWLHTGDMARMDGEGYVYIVDRKKDLIIRGGFNVYPRDIEEILNTHETVSEVAVVGVPDEKMGEEMVACVVVKPGAVTSEEELITYCQEHLAKNKTPRRIVFLEALPRNGVGKILKTHLRKSVVEIEIK is encoded by the coding sequence GTGAGGCTAAGTGATTTGCTTGAAACTAACATCAGTAAGTTTGGGGAGTATCCTTTTTTACATTTTAAAAAAAAGCAATATACCAATTTGGAATGTAAGAAATTTGCAGACAAATTTGCAGGCGGGCTCAAGAAGAAGGGTATTACTGTTGGTGATAGAGTTATCGTTTGTATGCCAAACTGTCCAGAAGTTATTTTTGCTTATCAGGGGATAACGAGGGCAGGCGCTATTATCGTACCGGTTATGTTTACTCTCCATCCAAAAGAACTGCATTATATTGCATTAAATTCTGGGGCAAAAGCAGTCATTACCTCCTCACCTATTCTAGGAAATGTAGAGAAAGCGCTTGAAGGGTTAGCTTCTAAACCAATCGTTATCGTAGTAGATCAGCCCAAAAGTGAACGTGGGTTAAACTTTTATGATGTATGGAGTGAAGGTTCTTTTGTTTCAGGTAATGAGAGGAAGGAGGACGATACTGCTGTTATTCTCTACACATCTGGTACTACAGGAAATCCAAAAGGAGTTCTTTTAACTCATAAAAATTTAACAAGTAACGCCGAAAATTCAGTCAAACATAATGAACTTGAACGGGGAACAACGATTGGTGTTCTGCCGCTTGCACATGTCTATGGACTGACGATCTCAAATATTTGTTTATTAATGGGAAGCTCCATTGTTATTTTTTCAAATTTTGATAGTGGAGAAGTATTCAAAGCAATTCAGAAATATGAAGTGAGGAACTTTTCGGCGGTGCCAGCGATGATTCATGCGTTAGTTTCTTATCCTCATGCTGATGACTATAACACCTCAAGCCTTGAATCGGTAAGTTCTGGTTCAGCACCACTGCCTGTGGCCTTGCTGCATGCTTTTGAAAAAAAGTTTGGTGCTAAGGTTTTTGAAGGCTATGGGTTATCAGAGGCTGCTCCTATTGTGACAGCTCATAAAAATGGAATTGAAATTAAACCTGGCTCTGTAGGAATCCCGATTCCTGGAGTTGAAGTGAAAATTGTCGATGACAATGGTAACGAGGTCGAATGTGGTGAGGTTGGTGAGCTTTGTGTTCGCGGTGACAACGTGACACCTGGCTATTATCAAAATGTTGAAGAATCAAGAAAGGTCCTGATCGACTCCTGGTTACATACTGGTGATATGGCACGAATGGATGGTGAAGGTTATGTCTATATTGTTGACCGTAAAAAGGATTTAATTATTCGTGGTGGATTTAATGTCTATCCGCGAGATATTGAAGAAATTTTAAATACTCATGAAACAGTTTCTGAGGTCGCTGTGGTTGGCGTTCCTGATGAAAAAATGGGTGAAGAAATGGTCGCATGTGTGGTGGTGAAACCGGGTGCTGTTACTTCTGAAGAGGAATTAATCACTTATTGTCAGGAGCATTTAGCAAAAAACAAAACACCGCGAAGAATTGTTTTTCTCGAGGCTTTGCCAAGGAACGGTGTCGGAAAAATATTAAAAACACATTTGCGCAAAAGTGTCGTAGAAATAGAGATTAAGTAA
- a CDS encoding aldehyde dehydrogenase family protein, with product MQSILVLNKNYINGEWTEGKSNRTYDILNPYDRSVVASVRLATKEQLEETFEIAKQAQKEWAKATVEERREVLHKAAHYLNENREEIVNTIVRETGGTLLKANVEHHLTLEFLEEAIKYADEIYKVREVPGSPEKLNHIHRLPLGVISSISPFNFPMNLSMRTIAPAIALGNSVVHKPDIQVGLSGGSIIAKAFEYAGLPKGVLNVVLTDIDEIGDGMLTNPNLNLISFTGSTPVGRHIGAIAGQNLKRVALELGGNSPFVVLSDADVDAAVNAAIFGKFIHQGQICMIINRIIVHQDKYDEFVEKFVARAASLPYGDPSDPKTVIGPLVNERQLEKALQYIEDAKAEGATVALEGQRVGNVLTPFVFTDVDNSSRLAQTELFAPIATIIKAQTDSEAIEIANDTTYGLSSSIFTSDLVRGEELSLLIDSGMTHINDQTVNDAPNIPFGGNKASGLGRFGNPWVVEEFTVTKWVSIQTKVRHFPF from the coding sequence ATGCAATCTATTCTAGTATTAAATAAAAATTATATAAATGGTGAATGGACTGAAGGAAAAAGTAACCGCACTTATGATATATTAAACCCTTACGATCGTTCTGTTGTCGCTTCTGTACGTTTAGCTACAAAAGAACAACTGGAAGAAACATTTGAAATTGCGAAGCAAGCACAAAAAGAATGGGCAAAAGCAACGGTTGAAGAAAGACGAGAAGTTCTTCATAAAGCTGCACACTACTTGAATGAAAACCGTGAAGAAATCGTTAATACGATTGTTCGTGAAACGGGCGGCACTCTATTAAAAGCGAATGTGGAACACCACTTGACATTAGAATTTTTAGAGGAAGCAATTAAATATGCAGATGAAATTTATAAAGTGAGAGAAGTACCTGGATCTCCTGAAAAGTTAAATCACATTCATCGTCTTCCATTGGGGGTTATCTCTTCTATTTCTCCTTTCAACTTTCCTATGAATCTCTCAATGAGAACCATTGCACCAGCAATTGCATTAGGAAATAGTGTTGTGCATAAGCCTGATATTCAAGTGGGGCTATCCGGTGGTTCCATTATCGCAAAAGCATTTGAATATGCCGGTCTTCCAAAGGGTGTATTAAATGTTGTCCTAACTGATATTGATGAAATTGGCGATGGTATGCTCACCAACCCTAATTTAAATCTTATAAGTTTTACAGGTTCTACACCTGTAGGTCGTCATATCGGTGCGATAGCAGGTCAAAACCTAAAGCGTGTTGCCCTGGAATTAGGCGGAAACAGTCCGTTTGTAGTTCTTTCTGATGCAGATGTCGATGCAGCTGTTAATGCTGCGATTTTCGGTAAGTTTATTCACCAAGGGCAAATCTGTATGATCATTAACCGAATCATCGTTCACCAGGATAAATACGATGAATTTGTGGAAAAATTTGTGGCTAGAGCCGCTTCCCTTCCATACGGTGACCCTAGTGATCCAAAAACAGTCATTGGACCATTAGTGAACGAACGTCAATTGGAAAAGGCGCTTCAATATATTGAGGATGCAAAAGCAGAAGGTGCAACGGTTGCTTTAGAAGGACAGCGTGTCGGTAATGTACTGACTCCATTCGTGTTTACTGACGTTGACAATTCTAGCAGACTAGCGCAAACAGAGCTATTTGCTCCCATTGCCACTATAATTAAAGCACAAACAGATAGTGAAGCGATTGAAATTGCCAATGATACAACATATGGTCTAAGCTCTTCAATCTTTACAAGTGACTTAGTGCGTGGTGAGGAATTATCGCTTCTAATCGATAGTGGGATGACACACATTAATGACCAAACCGTAAATGATGCGCCAAATATTCCATTCGGCGGTAATAAAGCTAGTGGATTAGGCAGATTCGGTAACCCTTGGGTGGTCGAAGAATTTACTGTAACAAAATGGGTTTCTATACAAACAAAGGTAAGACATTTTCCATTTTAA
- a CDS encoding MerR family transcriptional regulator, with product MYRIGEVAKLMNLSKRTIDYYTQIGLLNPIRTDSNYRLYGEDCIQIMHLIEHYKNLNMPLEEIKSSIELIKTENGIDKQKVEKHFEQIGILMRHLKEEIEALEPILEKLNSNQKEMVVNKLSSQGVPLAQTLLLLLS from the coding sequence TTGTATCGTATCGGCGAAGTAGCCAAGTTAATGAATCTCTCCAAAAGAACAATCGATTATTACACCCAAATAGGCTTACTTAACCCTATTCGGACGGATTCTAATTATCGATTGTATGGAGAAGACTGCATTCAAATTATGCATTTAATCGAACACTATAAAAATCTTAATATGCCGCTTGAGGAGATTAAATCTTCAATTGAGTTAATTAAGACAGAAAACGGTATTGATAAGCAAAAGGTAGAAAAGCATTTTGAACAAATTGGAATCTTAATGCGTCATCTTAAAGAAGAAATTGAAGCACTCGAACCCATTCTTGAAAAACTAAATAGCAATCAAAAAGAAATGGTTGTCAATAAACTTTCTTCCCAAGGTGTTCCATTAGCCCAAACATTATTATTATTACTAAGTTAA
- a CDS encoding manganese-dependent inorganic pyrophosphatase, producing the protein MEKVLIFGHKNPDTDTICSAIAYADLKKQLGMDVEPVRLGSVNGETQYALDTFKAEVPRLVENVASEVNSVILVDHNERQQSANDIADVRVLEVIDHHRIANFETSDPLYYRCEPVGCTATILNKMYKENGKEIKKEIAGLMLSAIISDSLLFKSPTCTPEDVAAAKELAEIAGVDAESYGLEMLKAGADLSDKTIEQLISLDAKEFEMGSSKVEIAQVNAVDTAEVLARQEELEAAITKNIEEKNLDLFLFVVTDILTNDSVGLALGSKTNAVEKAYNVTLENNTAVLKGVVSRKKQIVPVLTDIFNQGI; encoded by the coding sequence ATGGAAAAAGTACTTATTTTTGGCCACAAGAACCCTGACACAGATACGATTTGTTCTGCAATTGCATATGCAGATTTGAAAAAGCAACTTGGGATGGATGTAGAACCAGTCCGTTTAGGAAGCGTGAATGGTGAAACACAATATGCGTTGGACACGTTCAAAGCTGAAGTACCTCGCTTAGTTGAAAATGTAGCATCAGAAGTAAATTCAGTTATTTTGGTTGACCACAATGAGCGCCAGCAAAGTGCCAATGATATCGCAGACGTTCGTGTTTTAGAGGTAATCGACCACCACCGTATCGCTAACTTCGAAACAAGTGATCCTTTGTACTACCGTTGTGAGCCAGTGGGCTGTACAGCAACTATCTTAAATAAAATGTATAAAGAAAATGGTAAGGAAATCAAAAAGGAAATTGCTGGACTTATGCTTTCAGCGATTATTTCAGATTCTTTGCTGTTTAAATCCCCAACTTGCACACCTGAAGATGTCGCGGCTGCAAAAGAATTAGCTGAAATTGCTGGGGTTGATGCTGAAAGCTATGGCTTAGAAATGTTAAAAGCTGGAGCGGATTTAAGTGACAAGACAATTGAACAATTAATTTCACTTGATGCAAAAGAATTCGAAATGGGTTCAAGCAAGGTAGAAATCGCTCAAGTAAACGCAGTAGATACTGCTGAAGTCCTAGCTCGCCAAGAAGAGTTAGAAGCTGCGATTACAAAAAATATTGAAGAAAAGAACCTGGACTTATTCTTATTCGTCGTAACAGATATCTTAACAAATGACTCTGTTGGTTTAGCATTAGGAAGTAAAACCAATGCAGTTGAAAAAGCATACAATGTTACTTTAGAGAATAATACCGCTGTTCTAAAGGGCGTTGTTTCCCGTAAGAAACAAATCGTTCCAGTTCTGACTGATATTTTTAATCAAGGAATATAA
- a CDS encoding aldehyde dehydrogenase family protein, which translates to MTVKVEVQSFPLFINGKWEPASNQETFDVFNPATGELVAKVAKGTAADVDRAVQAAREAFDNTDWKNMNPKDRAKVLYAISYQIAAHAEELAYLEAISSGGTVRRIGNSDILQMVDLFQTLANFTLEYPFSETLPVPPFPGPAHNFVWREPIGVCAAITPWNLPMVIATWKIAPALAMGNTVVIKPASYTPLSTLKLAELISNVVPPGVINVVTGPGADIGEELVRHPKVDKVAFTGSTEVGRRIMGLASETIKNTTLELGGKSPNILLEDADLSIALPGSLFGVFLHSGQLCESGTRLFVPDSLYDQVVAGLVALTSKLKLGNPLDPMTDVGPVISKKQKESILSYIEAGKQEGATLVCGGKEVKVAGCEDGYFVEPTIFTNVTNDMKIAQEEIFGPVLCVIRYSELDEAIKMANDTIYGLAAGVWTRDVNKAYEVARKLQAGIVWINDWHMLRSDAPFGGYKQSGIGREMGQQSLDAYTQTKHVHTSMSPELERRNWYGILFGQN; encoded by the coding sequence ATGACAGTAAAAGTCGAAGTTCAAAGTTTCCCGCTGTTTATTAATGGAAAGTGGGAGCCTGCAAGCAATCAAGAAACCTTTGATGTCTTTAATCCGGCTACTGGTGAACTTGTTGCAAAAGTGGCAAAAGGTACTGCAGCTGATGTTGATCGTGCAGTCCAAGCTGCAAGAGAGGCGTTTGATAACACCGACTGGAAAAATATGAATCCAAAAGATCGCGCCAAAGTACTTTATGCGATTTCTTATCAGATTGCTGCGCACGCAGAGGAGTTGGCTTATTTAGAAGCGATTAGTTCTGGCGGCACAGTACGTAGAATTGGTAACAGTGATATTTTACAAATGGTTGACCTGTTCCAAACACTTGCTAACTTTACCCTAGAATACCCATTCTCGGAAACATTGCCGGTACCGCCATTTCCAGGACCAGCACATAATTTTGTTTGGCGGGAACCAATTGGCGTGTGTGCGGCCATAACACCTTGGAATTTACCGATGGTCATTGCCACCTGGAAAATTGCTCCTGCGTTAGCAATGGGTAATACAGTGGTAATTAAGCCGGCAAGCTATACCCCTTTATCCACACTTAAACTGGCTGAATTAATATCCAATGTTGTGCCGCCAGGAGTTATTAATGTAGTAACAGGCCCTGGGGCTGATATAGGTGAAGAGCTCGTTCGCCATCCGAAGGTAGACAAGGTAGCCTTTACCGGCTCAACAGAAGTCGGAAGAAGGATTATGGGATTGGCTTCCGAAACCATTAAAAATACAACATTAGAGCTAGGCGGGAAGTCACCGAACATACTTTTAGAAGATGCGGATCTTAGCATCGCCCTCCCAGGCAGTTTGTTTGGAGTGTTTTTACATTCTGGTCAGCTTTGTGAGAGCGGAACACGCCTATTTGTACCAGATTCCTTGTACGATCAAGTCGTTGCCGGTCTGGTCGCTTTAACTAGCAAGTTGAAGCTAGGAAATCCGCTTGACCCAATGACAGATGTAGGACCAGTTATTTCTAAAAAACAAAAAGAAAGTATTCTTTCTTATATTGAGGCTGGTAAACAAGAGGGAGCCACCCTTGTTTGCGGTGGAAAGGAAGTGAAGGTAGCGGGCTGTGAAGATGGATACTTTGTAGAACCAACGATCTTTACCAATGTAACGAATGATATGAAAATTGCTCAGGAAGAAATTTTTGGACCTGTCTTATGTGTGATTCGCTATTCTGAATTAGACGAAGCCATTAAGATGGCTAACGATACGATCTATGGACTGGCTGCAGGTGTCTGGACACGAGATGTCAATAAAGCGTATGAGGTGGCAAGAAAACTGCAAGCTGGAATCGTTTGGATCAATGACTGGCATATGCTTAGAAGCGATGCGCCATTTGGCGGTTATAAACAAAGTGGAATTGGCAGAGAAATGGGGCAGCAATCGCTAGACGCCTATACACAAACAAAGCATGTGCACACGTCTATGTCTCCAGAGCTTGAAAGACGCAACTGGTATGGTATTCTGTTTGGTCAAAACTAA
- a CDS encoding R2-like ligand-binding oxidase: protein MAKRKMLTTSKRGLMEDSFPFRLYQKAKRLGTWNPSDIDFSQDARDWKTLNHEQKEDILRLISQFQAGEEAVTLDLLPLIMAIAKEGRLEEEMFLTTFLYEEVKHTEFFRLILNSIGEKGDLSHFHTETYKKIFYEILPNTMERLVTDQSPEAIAEASVVYNMFVEGVLAETGYYSFYQALETANIMPGLLEGIGNLKKDESRHIGYGTFLLQRLICEHPHLFDFVAAKMTELTPLSLRLNEEGIAGREVSAFGGDPAMVMDFTLKQLSVRMEILARAKGKKIEEIYRFSESELGVL, encoded by the coding sequence ATGGCAAAGAGAAAAATGTTAACGACGAGTAAAAGAGGATTAATGGAGGATTCATTCCCGTTTCGTTTATATCAAAAGGCGAAAAGATTAGGAACCTGGAATCCAAGTGATATCGATTTTAGCCAGGATGCTAGAGATTGGAAAACACTAAATCATGAACAGAAGGAAGACATTCTTCGATTGATCTCACAATTCCAAGCTGGGGAAGAAGCAGTAACACTCGATTTACTCCCGCTGATTATGGCGATTGCAAAAGAAGGACGTCTTGAGGAAGAGATGTTCTTAACAACATTTTTATATGAAGAAGTAAAGCATACAGAGTTTTTTCGGCTTATACTGAATTCCATCGGCGAAAAAGGGGACTTATCCCATTTCCATACAGAAACATATAAAAAGATCTTCTATGAAATCCTCCCAAATACGATGGAACGTCTTGTGACAGACCAATCTCCAGAAGCAATTGCAGAAGCCTCCGTTGTTTATAACATGTTTGTTGAAGGTGTCTTAGCAGAAACAGGTTATTATTCTTTTTACCAAGCGTTAGAAACGGCTAATATCATGCCAGGTCTTTTAGAGGGCATTGGGAATTTGAAAAAGGATGAATCCCGGCATATTGGCTATGGCACCTTCCTGCTTCAACGATTAATTTGTGAACACCCTCATCTCTTTGATTTTGTTGCGGCGAAGATGACTGAACTTACTCCTTTATCTCTTAGATTAAATGAGGAAGGAATAGCGGGTAGGGAGGTAAGCGCATTTGGCGGTGATCCAGCAATGGTGATGGATTTTACACTCAAACAGCTGTCAGTTAGGATGGAAATCCTTGCACGTGCAAAAGGAAAAAAAATTGAAGAGATTTATAGATTCTCAGAAAGTGAATTAGGTGTATTATAG
- a CDS encoding DUF3231 family protein, giving the protein MTNVFESMKDLFTPQAADQQQNPLHVGEVTHAWVLLTLIEEGLTVYQKSLNTTKDDELIHALRNGQQAATDIAEQLRSFLRKEGIPLPAASEDKPLSDPDAIPLGVKHTDNELANLTSAKISAKITLLGQALAVCVRDDICKLFFEIQYEIFKFGCSLKKLMSKRGWLKIPPYYYPPGYPEK; this is encoded by the coding sequence ATGACCAATGTATTTGAATCGATGAAAGACCTATTTACTCCTCAAGCAGCTGATCAACAGCAAAATCCACTTCATGTTGGCGAGGTGACTCATGCGTGGGTATTGCTTACATTGATAGAAGAAGGGTTAACGGTTTATCAGAAAAGCTTAAACACAACCAAGGATGATGAATTAATTCATGCTTTAAGAAATGGCCAACAGGCTGCTACAGATATTGCAGAGCAGTTACGTTCTTTTTTAAGAAAAGAAGGTATACCCCTGCCGGCTGCGTCCGAGGATAAACCTTTATCGGATCCCGATGCCATTCCTTTAGGAGTAAAACATACGGACAATGAACTAGCTAATTTAACCTCTGCAAAAATTTCTGCTAAAATTACCCTGCTTGGCCAAGCATTAGCGGTCTGCGTACGAGATGATATCTGTAAATTGTTCTTTGAAATCCAGTATGAGATATTTAAATTCGGTTGCAGCTTAAAAAAGTTAATGAGTAAGCGAGGCTGGCTCAAAATCCCGCCTTATTACTATCCACCAGGATATCCGGAAAAATAA